The Hahella sp. HNIBRBA332 genome window below encodes:
- a CDS encoding ATP-binding protein, whose translation MNLNNQQYISHRLRRRTLLAYLLFGMLLACVMLALSWLTLEQKWRSAMNNSVSIMQEDLTTALAAKNESQAIATLQTLNKLLPLREAILREKQGAVLLRYEIERKEGRPWHAIFSFLPVIGAQLFELPTAATAPQNAAKGELWVELQPAVLMEELAQQTLPLWSTGLACLIILYLFHSIQLSQAIERPLHGILQRLAQINYNRPARHLLPLRGALRIQDELDVLASHINQMLLGIDSQLRRRKEIEDEIKTHRRHLEKLVHERTSELVELNKKFVQQQFDAKASALAAKQARWEAEKANQDKTRFLAAASHDLRQPLHAMSLFIEALQPQLTTRQAQEIHRNLARSLETMKELFNSLLDISKLEAGVLKPKKEHFPLQRIYDRLEVVFRQQAMDKGLDLRIVPSRSFIYSDPHLLEQVLVNLVSNAIKYTESGFIFIGCKREGKRARLLVWDSGPGIPPDDQGSVFKEFVQLSNPERDRSKGLGLGLSIVKRTCQLLNHPIRFSSQLEQGTRFEIIAPLGLNKSQRPAPPKATVAPLRYERVLVIDDDASILLGMKALLESWQLQPILAKSIEEALDLCKSYKQKPDLIISDLRLQAGVTGLDAIQRMHQHFRSNIPSLLITGDTAPDRVKLAYDSPYPLLHKPIKPAQLRSVCMSVLKMGAPQTS comes from the coding sequence ATGAATCTCAATAATCAGCAATACATTTCGCATCGGCTAAGGCGCAGAACCCTGTTGGCCTATCTGTTGTTCGGCATGTTACTGGCCTGTGTCATGCTTGCGTTGAGCTGGCTGACACTGGAGCAGAAATGGCGTAGCGCCATGAACAACAGCGTCTCCATCATGCAGGAAGACCTGACTACGGCGTTGGCCGCTAAAAACGAATCCCAGGCTATCGCCACCTTACAGACCCTGAACAAACTGCTGCCGCTGCGGGAAGCCATTTTGCGGGAAAAACAGGGCGCGGTGTTGTTGCGCTACGAAATAGAGAGAAAAGAGGGCAGGCCCTGGCACGCCATATTTAGCTTCTTACCCGTAATCGGCGCGCAACTCTTTGAATTGCCAACCGCCGCCACGGCGCCTCAAAACGCAGCAAAAGGCGAACTCTGGGTAGAGCTGCAGCCCGCGGTATTGATGGAGGAACTCGCTCAGCAAACACTGCCTCTTTGGAGCACCGGACTGGCCTGCCTCATCATCCTTTACTTGTTCCACAGCATTCAGCTAAGCCAGGCCATTGAACGTCCGTTGCACGGCATCCTGCAGCGTTTGGCGCAGATTAACTACAATCGCCCCGCCAGACATTTGCTGCCTTTACGCGGAGCCCTGCGCATTCAGGATGAACTGGACGTACTGGCGTCGCACATTAACCAAATGTTGCTGGGTATCGATTCACAACTGCGACGTCGCAAAGAAATCGAAGACGAAATAAAAACCCACCGCCGTCATCTGGAAAAGCTGGTGCATGAGCGCACCTCCGAACTGGTGGAGTTAAACAAAAAGTTCGTGCAACAGCAGTTCGACGCCAAAGCCTCTGCTCTGGCGGCCAAACAGGCGCGCTGGGAGGCTGAGAAAGCCAATCAGGATAAAACCCGTTTTCTGGCGGCGGCCAGCCACGATTTACGCCAGCCGCTACACGCCATGAGCTTGTTTATCGAAGCCCTGCAGCCACAGCTGACCACCAGACAAGCGCAGGAAATCCATCGCAATCTGGCGCGCTCACTGGAAACCATGAAAGAGTTGTTCAACTCGCTTCTGGATATCTCCAAGCTCGAAGCCGGCGTACTCAAGCCGAAGAAGGAACACTTCCCGTTACAGCGTATTTATGACCGCCTGGAAGTAGTATTCCGTCAGCAGGCGATGGATAAAGGCCTGGACTTGCGTATTGTTCCCAGCCGCTCATTCATCTATTCCGACCCTCATTTGCTTGAGCAGGTGTTAGTGAATCTGGTTTCCAACGCCATTAAATACACAGAAAGCGGATTTATCTTTATTGGCTGCAAACGGGAAGGCAAGCGAGCCCGTCTGCTGGTTTGGGATAGCGGCCCCGGCATTCCGCCGGATGATCAAGGTTCCGTGTTTAAAGAGTTCGTACAGTTGAGCAATCCAGAGCGAGACCGCAGTAAAGGCTTGGGACTTGGCTTATCTATCGTCAAGCGCACCTGTCAGTTGCTGAATCATCCAATTCGCTTCTCTTCGCAGTTGGAGCAAGGCACCCGTTTTGAGATCATCGCGCCACTTGGACTGAACAAATCACAACGCCCCGCGCCCCCCAAGGCGACTGTTGCGCCACTGCGCTATGAAAGAGTGCTGGTAATCGACGACGACGCTTCCATCCTGCTGGGAATGAAAGCGCTGCTGGAATCATGGCAGTTGCAGCCCATACTCGCGAAGTCCATCGAAGAGGCGCTGGATCTTTGTAAGTCCTATAAGCAAAAGCCGGATCTGATTATCAGCGATCTGCGTCTACAGGCCGGTGTGACCGGGCTTGACGCGATTCAACGCATGCATCAGCACTTCCGCTCCAATATTCCTTCCCTGCTGATAACAGGGGATACGGCGCCGGACAGGGTGAAGCTGGCTTACGACTCCCCCTACCCACTGCTGCACAAACCAATCAAACCTGCGCAATTACGCTCGGTTTGCATGTCCGTCCTGAAAATGGGCGCGCCTCAGACCTCGTGA